A genomic window from Serratia liquefaciens includes:
- a CDS encoding YeaC family protein has protein sequence MDVKDLIAAMTPEIYQRLVLAVELGKWPDGVALTPEQKENSLQAVMLWQSLHNADPQHMSIGTDGQIVMKSKQELKQQFMAEPLAKLKPQ, from the coding sequence ATGGATGTGAAAGACCTGATTGCCGCCATGACGCCGGAAATCTATCAACGGCTGGTATTGGCCGTTGAGCTGGGCAAATGGCCGGACGGCGTAGCGCTGACCCCGGAACAGAAAGAAAACAGCCTGCAGGCGGTCATGTTATGGCAGTCGTTGCACAATGCCGATCCGCAACATATGAGCATCGGCACCGACGGCCAGATTGTGATGAAGAGCAAGCAAGAGCTGAAACAGCAGTTTATGGCTGAACCTCTTGCCAAGCTGAAACCGCAGTAA
- the msrB gene encoding peptide-methionine (R)-S-oxide reductase MsrB yields the protein MAKETTPDHPATELNEIQRYVTQERGTEAPYSGKLLHNKREGVYHCLCCNHPLFYSDSKYDSGCGWPSFYQPVSDDAIRYLDDNSHNMHRVEIRCGHCDAHLGHVFPDGPQPTGERFCVNSASLSFTDGENGEKTAG from the coding sequence ATGGCTAAAGAGACAACCCCTGACCATCCGGCCACGGAACTGAATGAAATCCAACGTTATGTGACTCAGGAACGTGGTACCGAGGCGCCGTATTCCGGCAAATTGCTGCACAACAAACGCGAGGGCGTGTACCATTGCCTGTGCTGCAACCACCCGCTGTTCTACTCCGACAGCAAGTATGACTCCGGGTGCGGCTGGCCGAGCTTCTATCAGCCGGTATCCGACGATGCTATTCGTTATCTTGATGATAATTCACATAATATGCATCGCGTTGAGATCCGCTGTGGCCACTGCGACGCGCATTTGGGCCACGTCTTCCCCGACGGTCCGCAGCCGACCGGCGAGCGTTTTTGCGTTAACTCGGCGTCGCTCAGTTTTACCGACGGTGAGAACGGTGAGAAAACCGCAGGCTAA
- the gapA gene encoding glyceraldehyde-3-phosphate dehydrogenase gives MTIKVGINGFGRIGRIVFRAAQERSDIEIVAINDLLDAEYMAYMLKYDSTHGRFNGTVEVKDGHLVVNGKTIRCTSERDPANLKWNEVNVDVVAEATGLFLTDETARKHIAAGAKKVVLTGPSKDDTPMFVMGVNHKSYAGQEIVSNASCTTNCLAPLAKVINDKFGIVEALMTTVHATTATQKTVDGPSHKDWRGGRGASQNIIPSSTGAAKAVGKVIPELNGKLTGMAFRVPTPNVSVVDLTARLAKPASYKEICAAIKAASEGELKGVLGYTEDEVVSTDFNGETLTSVFDAKAGIALSDTFVKLVSWYDNETGYSNKVLDLIAHISK, from the coding sequence ATGACTATCAAAGTAGGTATCAACGGTTTTGGCCGTATCGGTCGCATTGTTTTTCGTGCTGCTCAAGAACGTTCTGACATCGAAATCGTTGCAATCAACGACCTGTTAGACGCAGAGTACATGGCTTACATGCTGAAATATGACTCTACTCACGGCCGCTTCAACGGCACTGTAGAAGTTAAAGACGGCCACCTGGTTGTTAACGGCAAAACCATCCGTTGTACCTCAGAAAGAGATCCGGCTAACCTGAAGTGGAACGAAGTCAACGTTGACGTCGTTGCTGAAGCAACTGGCCTGTTCCTGACTGACGAAACTGCACGTAAACACATCGCTGCAGGCGCTAAGAAAGTTGTTCTGACTGGCCCATCCAAAGACGACACCCCAATGTTCGTTATGGGTGTGAACCACAAATCTTACGCTGGTCAGGAAATCGTTTCTAACGCTTCTTGTACCACCAACTGCCTGGCACCACTGGCTAAAGTTATCAACGACAAGTTCGGCATCGTTGAAGCGCTGATGACCACCGTGCATGCTACTACCGCAACTCAGAAAACCGTTGATGGCCCGTCTCACAAAGACTGGCGCGGCGGCCGCGGCGCATCTCAGAACATCATCCCTTCTTCTACCGGTGCTGCTAAAGCAGTAGGTAAAGTTATCCCAGAACTGAACGGCAAACTGACCGGTATGGCGTTCCGCGTTCCTACTCCGAACGTGTCTGTGGTTGACCTGACTGCCCGTCTGGCAAAACCAGCTTCTTACAAAGAAATCTGTGCGGCTATCAAAGCGGCATCTGAAGGCGAGCTGAAAGGCGTGCTGGGCTACACCGAAGACGAAGTGGTTTCTACCGATTTCAACGGCGAAACTCTGACCTCCGTATTCGATGCCAAAGCCGGTATCGCACTGAGCGACACCTTCGTGAAACTGGTTTCTTGGTACGATAACGAAACTGGTTACTCCAACAAGGTTCTGGATCTGATCGCTCACATCTCCAAATAA
- a CDS encoding D-hexose-6-phosphate mutarotase: MNEKIFTLPVTQQISPYISQRQLEELPVVVVSHPKVRAAITLQGAHLLAWQPSGEKPVIWLSNNTPFKKGNAIRGGVPICWPWFGPVAKPSHGFARNQPWSLTAHDEDDNGVILTFTLKDNEQTRSLWPHAFTLIARFKLGEECEIELESHGDYQATAALHSYFQIGDIEQVKVAGLGVPYIDKVAGGTEAKQTGDVTFVGQTDRVYTQPEAFSLIKDAALQRTIEVHHHHMSDVIAWNPGVELSCSMADMPNDGYKTMVCVETGRVSKPLIAAGEQPARLAVTFRTRKNA; this comes from the coding sequence ATGAACGAAAAAATTTTCACCCTACCCGTTACTCAGCAAATTTCTCCTTATATCAGCCAACGTCAGCTCGAAGAACTGCCTGTGGTGGTGGTTTCCCACCCGAAAGTACGCGCGGCTATCACACTGCAGGGCGCACATCTGCTGGCCTGGCAACCCAGCGGTGAAAAGCCGGTCATTTGGCTGAGCAACAACACGCCGTTTAAAAAAGGCAATGCTATCCGCGGCGGCGTCCCTATTTGCTGGCCCTGGTTTGGTCCGGTGGCAAAACCGTCGCACGGTTTCGCCCGTAATCAGCCCTGGAGCCTGACGGCGCATGATGAAGATGATAACGGCGTCATTCTGACCTTCACGCTGAAAGACAATGAGCAAACCCGTAGCCTGTGGCCACACGCCTTTACGCTGATTGCCCGCTTCAAGCTAGGCGAGGAGTGCGAAATAGAGCTGGAGTCCCACGGTGATTATCAGGCCACTGCGGCGCTGCATAGCTACTTCCAGATCGGGGACATTGAACAGGTTAAGGTCGCCGGGCTCGGCGTGCCTTATATCGATAAAGTCGCTGGGGGCACCGAAGCCAAACAGACGGGTGACGTGACTTTCGTCGGCCAAACCGATCGGGTCTATACCCAGCCGGAGGCCTTTAGCCTGATCAAAGACGCAGCGCTTCAACGCACCATTGAGGTTCATCACCACCATATGAGTGATGTAATTGCCTGGAACCCTGGCGTAGAGCTTTCTTGCAGCATGGCGGACATGCCTAACGACGGCTATAAAACCATGGTTTGCGTAGAAACCGGCCGCGTCAGCAAACCGCTGATCGCTGCAGGGGAACAACCGGCACGGCTGGCAGTGACCTTCCGCACCCGCAAGAACGCATGA
- a CDS encoding MipA/OmpV family protein, whose protein sequence is MEKEPVKIFQLKTLAIIASAMVCAQSAQAGTWSLGASALVSPDPYRGYQDRVYPVPVINYEGDDFYFRTLTAGYYLWKDQENQLSLMGYYSPLGYRPGDSDDDRMKKLNKRRGTLMAGLAYTHNAEWGSLRTTFTGDTLNYSNGMIGDVAYLYKFDLDDFTLVPGVGVMWSSKNQNKYYFGVNDNESRRSGLDSYTPSDSWAPYAELSANYKINKDWNAFFVGRYIKLSDEVKDSPMVDKSYTGLLMTGVSYSF, encoded by the coding sequence ATGGAAAAAGAACCAGTGAAGATTTTTCAACTCAAAACGCTAGCAATTATCGCTTCCGCAATGGTTTGTGCGCAAAGTGCTCAGGCTGGAACCTGGTCACTCGGTGCTTCCGCGCTGGTTAGCCCGGATCCGTATCGTGGCTATCAGGACCGCGTATATCCGGTACCCGTCATCAACTATGAAGGGGATGACTTCTACTTCCGTACCCTGACCGCCGGCTATTATCTGTGGAAAGATCAGGAAAACCAACTGAGTCTGATGGGTTACTACTCACCGTTGGGCTACCGTCCGGGTGACAGCGACGACGACCGCATGAAGAAGTTGAACAAGCGCCGTGGCACGCTGATGGCCGGTCTGGCTTATACGCATAACGCCGAGTGGGGCAGCCTGCGCACCACCTTTACCGGCGATACGCTCAATTACAGCAACGGTATGATCGGTGACGTTGCCTACCTGTACAAATTTGATCTGGATGACTTCACCCTGGTCCCTGGCGTAGGTGTGATGTGGAGCAGCAAAAACCAGAATAAATACTACTTCGGCGTGAACGATAACGAATCTCGCCGCAGCGGTCTGGACAGCTACACACCAAGCGACAGCTGGGCACCTTACGCTGAGCTGAGCGCCAACTACAAGATCAACAAAGACTGGAATGCCTTCTTTGTAGGTCGTTATATCAAACTGTCTGATGAAGTGAAAGACAGCCCGATGGTGGATAAATCTTACACCGGGTTGTTGATGACGGGTGTGAGCTACAGCTTCTAA
- the yeaG gene encoding protein kinase YeaG — MNIFDHYRQRYEAAKDEEFTLQEFLTICRQDRSAYANAAERLLMAIGEPVMVDTALESRMSRLFSNRVIARYPAFEEFYGMEEAIEQIVSYLKHAAQGLEEKKQILYLLGPVGGGKSSLAERLKALMQRVPIYTLSANGERSPVNDHPLCLFNPQEDATILEKEYNIPNRYLGTIMSPWAAKRLHEFGGDITKFKVVKVRPSILEQIAIAKTEPGDENNQDISALVGKVDIRKLENHAQNDPDAYGYSGALCRANQGIMEFVEMFKAPIKVLHPLLTATQEGNYNGTEGISALPFSGIILAHSNESEWVTFRNNKNNEAFLDRVYIVKVPYCLRVSEEIKIYDKLLDHSELTHAPCAPGTLETLARFTVLSRMKEPENSSIYSKMRVYDGESLKDTDPKAKSYQEYRDYAGVDEGMNGLSTRFAFKILSRVFNFDHAEVAANPVHLFYVLEQQIEREQFPQDLAEKYLEHLKGYLIPKYAEFIGKEIQTAYLESYSEYGQNIFDRYVTYADFWIQDQEYRDPDTGQLFDRESLNAELEKIEKPAGISNPKDFRNEIVNFVLRARANNSGRNPNWTSYEKLRTVIEKKMFSNTEELLPVISFNAKTSTDEQKKHDDFVDRMMEKGYTRKQVRLLCEWYLRVRKSS, encoded by the coding sequence ATGAACATATTTGACCACTATCGCCAGCGCTACGAAGCTGCCAAGGACGAAGAGTTCACACTGCAGGAATTTCTTACCATCTGCCGGCAAGATCGCAGTGCATATGCCAATGCGGCAGAACGTCTACTCATGGCTATCGGTGAACCAGTTATGGTGGATACCGCGCTTGAGTCGCGTATGTCTCGCCTGTTCTCAAACCGCGTGATCGCACGCTATCCGGCATTCGAAGAGTTCTACGGTATGGAAGAAGCTATCGAACAGATAGTCTCTTACCTGAAACATGCCGCTCAGGGCCTCGAAGAGAAGAAACAAATCCTTTATCTGCTGGGCCCCGTCGGCGGCGGTAAATCATCGCTGGCAGAACGCCTGAAAGCGCTGATGCAACGCGTGCCCATTTATACCCTGAGCGCCAACGGCGAACGCAGCCCGGTAAACGACCACCCGCTGTGCCTGTTCAATCCGCAGGAAGATGCCACTATTCTTGAAAAAGAATATAACATTCCGAATCGTTACCTCGGCACCATCATGTCCCCGTGGGCGGCAAAACGCCTGCATGAATTTGGCGGCGACATCACCAAATTCAAAGTGGTCAAGGTGCGCCCTTCCATCCTGGAACAGATAGCCATCGCCAAAACGGAACCGGGTGACGAGAACAACCAGGATATCTCCGCGCTGGTCGGCAAGGTCGATATTCGCAAACTGGAAAACCACGCGCAAAACGATCCGGATGCCTATGGCTATTCCGGCGCCCTGTGCCGTGCCAACCAGGGGATTATGGAGTTCGTGGAGATGTTCAAAGCGCCGATCAAGGTGCTGCATCCTCTGCTGACCGCTACCCAGGAAGGTAACTACAACGGTACCGAAGGGATCTCCGCCCTGCCGTTCAGCGGCATTATTCTGGCGCACTCCAACGAATCCGAATGGGTGACCTTCCGTAACAACAAAAACAACGAGGCCTTCCTCGACCGCGTTTACATCGTCAAGGTGCCTTACTGCCTGCGAGTTTCGGAAGAGATCAAAATCTACGACAAACTCCTGGATCACAGCGAACTGACCCATGCGCCGTGCGCCCCTGGCACGCTTGAAACCTTAGCGCGCTTTACCGTACTCTCACGCATGAAAGAGCCGGAAAACTCAAGCATCTACTCGAAGATGCGCGTCTATGACGGCGAAAGCCTGAAGGATACCGATCCTAAAGCCAAGTCGTACCAGGAATACCGCGACTACGCCGGGGTCGATGAAGGCATGAACGGCCTGTCCACCCGTTTCGCATTTAAAATTCTGTCGCGGGTGTTCAACTTTGATCACGCTGAGGTCGCCGCTAACCCGGTTCACCTGTTCTACGTGCTGGAACAGCAGATCGAACGTGAGCAATTCCCGCAAGATCTGGCAGAGAAATACCTGGAGCACCTGAAAGGCTACCTGATCCCGAAATACGCCGAGTTTATCGGCAAAGAGATCCAGACGGCCTACCTAGAATCTTATTCGGAATACGGTCAAAACATTTTTGACCGCTACGTGACCTATGCAGATTTCTGGATCCAGGATCAAGAGTACCGTGATCCGGATACCGGTCAGCTGTTCGATCGCGAGTCGCTGAACGCCGAGCTGGAGAAAATCGAGAAACCGGCCGGCATCAGTAACCCGAAAGATTTCCGCAACGAAATAGTCAACTTCGTGCTGCGCGCCCGTGCTAACAATAGTGGCCGTAACCCTAACTGGACCAGCTATGAGAAGCTGCGTACCGTGATCGAGAAGAAAATGTTCTCGAACACCGAAGAGTTACTGCCGGTGATTTCCTTTAACGCAAAAACCTCAACGGACGAGCAGAAAAAACACGACGACTTCGTCGATCGCATGATGGAGAAAGGCTACACCCGCAAACAGGTTCGTCTGCTGTGTGAATGGTATCTGCGGGTCAGAAAGTCTTCGTAA
- a CDS encoding YeaH/YhbH family protein: protein MAYFIDRRLNGKNKSTVNRQRFLRRYKSQIKQSIAEAINKRSVTDVDSGESVSIPAGDINEPMFHQGRGGTRHRVHPGNDHFVQNDRVERPQGGGGGGSGQGNASQDGEGEDEFVFQISKDEYLDLLFEDLALPNLKKNQYKQLTEYKTHRAGYTANGVPANISVVRSLQNSLARRTAMTAGKRRALHELEDELTQMENTEPVQLLEEERLRKEIAELRKKIESVPFIDTFDLRYKNYERRPEPSSQAVMFCLMDVSGSMDQATKDMAKRFYILLYLFLSRTYKNVEVVYIRHHTQAKEVDEQEFFYSQETGGTIVSSALKLMNEVVEERYDPAQWNIYAAQASDGDNWADDSPLCHELLAKKLLPMVRYYSYIEITRRAHQTLWREYEDLQAKFENFAMQHIREPDDIYPVFRELFHKQTV, encoded by the coding sequence ATGGCCTATTTCATTGACCGACGGCTTAACGGCAAAAACAAGAGCACGGTTAACCGTCAGCGCTTCTTGCGCCGCTACAAGTCGCAAATCAAACAGTCGATTGCCGAAGCCATCAACAAGCGTTCGGTCACCGACGTAGACAGTGGGGAGTCCGTCTCGATCCCCGCTGGCGACATCAACGAACCTATGTTTCATCAGGGTCGCGGTGGCACACGCCACCGCGTTCATCCGGGTAATGACCACTTTGTGCAAAATGACCGCGTCGAACGCCCTCAGGGCGGCGGCGGCGGTGGCAGCGGTCAGGGAAATGCCAGCCAGGATGGTGAAGGCGAAGACGAGTTTGTTTTCCAGATATCCAAGGACGAATACCTCGACCTGCTGTTTGAAGATCTGGCGCTGCCGAACCTGAAAAAGAATCAGTATAAGCAGCTTACCGAGTACAAAACCCATCGGGCCGGTTACACCGCCAACGGCGTACCGGCCAATATCAGCGTGGTGCGTTCGTTGCAAAACTCGCTGGCGCGCCGCACTGCCATGACCGCAGGAAAACGTCGCGCTTTGCATGAGTTGGAAGACGAACTCACCCAGATGGAAAACACCGAACCTGTGCAGTTGCTGGAAGAAGAACGGCTGCGCAAGGAAATAGCCGAACTGAGAAAGAAAATCGAAAGCGTGCCGTTTATCGACACCTTTGATTTACGCTATAAGAACTATGAGCGCCGACCGGAGCCCTCCAGCCAGGCGGTGATGTTCTGCCTGATGGACGTTTCCGGCTCCATGGACCAGGCCACCAAGGACATGGCCAAGCGTTTCTATATTCTGCTCTATCTGTTCCTGAGCCGAACCTATAAAAACGTCGAGGTGGTGTATATTCGCCACCATACCCAGGCGAAGGAAGTGGATGAGCAGGAGTTCTTCTACTCGCAGGAGACTGGCGGCACCATAGTGTCCAGCGCGCTGAAACTGATGAATGAAGTGGTTGAGGAACGTTACGATCCGGCGCAATGGAACATCTACGCCGCGCAAGCGTCGGACGGTGACAACTGGGCCGATGACTCGCCGCTGTGTCACGAACTGCTGGCGAAAAAGCTGCTGCCGATGGTTCGCTACTACAGCTACATTGAAATCACCCGCCGTGCCCACCAGACACTGTGGCGCGAATACGAGGACCTGCAGGCAAAATTCGAAAACTTTGCCATGCAGCATATCCGCGAACCGGACGATATTTACCCGGTATTCCGCGAGCTTTTCCACAAGCAGACAGTTTAA
- a CDS encoding TonB family protein, which produces MLKPLTLLIILTLSACVSPDTAQGPKPKLLSQVNPLYPVYAVDHTIEGYVKIQFDVGADGKVSELRILDAKPRGLFEDKAIIAMAQWRYEKNKPYKNMDVTIRFKMNKL; this is translated from the coding sequence ATGTTAAAGCCTTTGACTTTGTTAATTATACTGACTCTCAGTGCCTGTGTTTCACCCGATACTGCGCAAGGCCCAAAACCCAAGCTCTTGTCACAGGTCAACCCCCTGTATCCTGTCTATGCCGTTGACCATACTATTGAAGGCTACGTAAAAATTCAGTTTGATGTCGGTGCCGATGGGAAGGTGAGTGAATTAAGGATCCTCGATGCCAAACCTCGTGGACTGTTTGAAGATAAGGCTATCATTGCGATGGCCCAGTGGCGCTATGAGAAAAACAAGCCCTATAAGAATATGGATGTCACCATCAGATTCAAAATGAACAAATTGTAG
- a CDS encoding GNAT family N-acetyltransferase, with amino-acid sequence MMLVNHKNSGEPKLIFRLATVTDANLLIDLDTLASQDPCRYAQIGEWCEAGVCHVAEIEGVVAAYGVLHYHFYDSGFIEILMVGSLMRRKKVGLKFIEYFKKICMRPKLFTSTNRSNLPMIKLLSKTGFIESGRIDNLDEQDPEVVFFFPVKGTL; translated from the coding sequence ATGATGCTCGTTAACCACAAAAATAGCGGGGAGCCGAAATTGATTTTTCGCCTGGCAACAGTAACGGATGCTAACCTATTGATTGACCTTGATACCTTGGCATCACAGGATCCGTGTCGCTATGCTCAGATAGGCGAGTGGTGCGAGGCTGGCGTCTGTCACGTCGCTGAAATCGAGGGCGTGGTCGCGGCTTACGGCGTATTACACTATCACTTTTACGACAGTGGATTTATAGAAATTCTTATGGTTGGCAGCTTGATGAGACGTAAAAAGGTGGGGTTAAAATTTATCGAATATTTTAAAAAGATCTGTATGCGTCCGAAACTTTTCACCTCAACCAATCGCTCGAATTTACCGATGATAAAGCTACTGTCGAAGACCGGATTTATTGAGAGTGGTCGTATTGATAACCTTGATGAGCAGGATCCGGAAGTGGTTTTCTTTTTCCCGGTGAAAGGAACGCTCTGA
- a CDS encoding type 1 glutamine amidotransferase family protein has protein sequence MTRIVTILTDNFSDWETALINSTCRGYYGFETRFASPNGVPVISSGGMHVTPNMAIEAIQLSEVDLLILCGGTVWRTDQAPDISGMVAEAHSKNIIVAGICDGTRVLAQAGILDHLRHTSNSAENLSQLNYGGAEYYQDVPYAVADQRVVTAPGSAPVSFMAEILNLLGVSDDNLKAYLAMHAAEHSKPLESTVIGF, from the coding sequence GTGACGCGTATTGTGACCATTCTTACCGATAATTTCTCTGATTGGGAAACTGCCCTGATCAACTCCACTTGCCGTGGCTATTATGGTTTCGAGACTCGTTTTGCCTCCCCCAATGGCGTCCCTGTCATTTCCTCCGGCGGCATGCACGTGACCCCCAATATGGCGATCGAAGCTATCCAATTGAGCGAGGTAGATCTGTTGATCCTATGCGGAGGCACGGTATGGCGAACCGATCAGGCCCCGGATATCTCTGGCATGGTAGCGGAGGCTCACAGCAAAAATATCATCGTCGCCGGCATTTGCGATGGAACCCGCGTTTTGGCACAGGCGGGCATACTTGATCATCTTCGTCACACCTCCAATTCGGCTGAGAACTTATCGCAACTAAACTATGGCGGAGCTGAATATTATCAGGATGTGCCCTACGCCGTAGCCGACCAGCGCGTTGTAACCGCGCCCGGCAGCGCACCGGTGAGTTTTATGGCGGAGATCCTGAACCTGTTGGGGGTTAGCGATGACAACCTTAAGGCCTACCTGGCCATGCACGCGGCTGAACACAGCAAACCGTTAGAGAGCACAGTTATCGGCTTTTAA
- a CDS encoding anti-sigma factor has protein sequence MKDRGEYDSALAAEYALGTLRGPARFRLEQRIRREPALAEQVAQWQRLLAPLDDALAPIAPPGRVWKKIQLNLPPGARQPRWRWDSLVWALAACLFAVVLIPRIIEQPQGFTPTAVLNGSPNSSGQWIVSLDREARNLQLTPVNLKPVAAVNSLQLWAIPSGEKPLSLGLVTAQHLTRVSLGNLKWAADMTIAISLEPAGGSPTGQPTGPVLYSGQLASR, from the coding sequence ATGAAAGACAGGGGGGAGTACGACTCAGCTTTGGCCGCGGAATATGCGCTGGGAACCCTGCGGGGACCGGCGAGATTCAGGCTGGAACAGCGGATCCGCCGAGAGCCTGCGTTGGCGGAACAAGTTGCCCAGTGGCAGAGATTATTGGCCCCTTTGGATGATGCTCTGGCGCCGATAGCTCCTCCTGGCAGGGTGTGGAAAAAAATACAGCTTAACCTGCCGCCAGGGGCGCGTCAGCCTCGCTGGCGTTGGGACTCTTTGGTCTGGGCATTGGCGGCCTGCTTATTCGCAGTGGTACTGATCCCACGTATTATTGAGCAGCCTCAGGGGTTCACCCCTACGGCGGTGCTTAACGGTAGCCCAAACAGCAGTGGACAATGGATAGTGAGCCTGGATAGGGAGGCGCGGAATCTGCAACTGACGCCGGTTAACCTCAAACCTGTAGCGGCGGTAAACAGCCTGCAGTTATGGGCTATCCCCAGCGGAGAAAAACCGCTATCGCTGGGGCTGGTTACAGCACAACACCTCACCAGAGTCTCGTTGGGGAACCTAAAATGGGCAGCGGATATGACTATCGCTATCAGTCTGGAACCTGCAGGTGGTTCACCAACCGGACAGCCTACGGGGCCCGTCCTCTACAGTGGCCAATTGGCATCGCGTTAA
- a CDS encoding RNA polymerase sigma factor: protein MTTSASEQERDKALMKAISRGDRQAFEQLYRQTSPRLFAVALCMLRRQSWAEEVLHESFISAWSKAASYDPSLSSPLTWLTHIVRNRAIDWLRSTGGKLAAQEDEFVETDSTSSAEPGEALQRTQEGKKLASCLDHLPADQRQSIVLAYYQGMSHGEVSDYLQQPLGTIKSWIRRALEHLKECVGL, encoded by the coding sequence ATGACGACATCGGCATCGGAACAGGAACGAGATAAGGCGTTGATGAAGGCCATAAGTCGTGGCGATCGTCAGGCTTTTGAGCAGCTCTATCGTCAGACGTCACCACGCTTATTTGCGGTAGCCTTGTGCATGCTCAGGCGGCAATCCTGGGCGGAAGAAGTGCTGCATGAGAGCTTTATCAGTGCCTGGAGTAAGGCCGCCAGTTACGATCCCTCGCTCAGCTCTCCTCTAACCTGGCTCACCCATATTGTGCGTAACCGCGCCATTGACTGGTTGCGCAGCACGGGTGGCAAGCTCGCAGCGCAAGAGGACGAGTTTGTTGAAACGGACAGCACAAGTTCTGCTGAACCTGGCGAAGCGTTGCAACGTACCCAGGAAGGAAAAAAGCTGGCCTCGTGTTTAGATCACTTGCCGGCCGATCAACGGCAAAGCATTGTACTGGCCTATTATCAGGGGATGTCGCACGGTGAGGTGTCTGATTATCTCCAGCAACCGCTTGGCACCATCAAAAGTTGGATTCGCCGAGCGCTCGAACACCTAAAAGAGTGCGTGGGATTATGA
- a CDS encoding fasciclin domain-containing protein translates to MKKLIYTALYASILFSGASAAAMMSDQVMVGGAAMYPSKNIIENALNSKDHSTLVAAVKAAGLVDTLQGKGPFTVFAPTNAAFAKLPAGTVDNLLKPENKAVLTSVLTYHVVAGRYDMKQLEKKIHEGNGSAELKTVNGQSLWIMNNGPHNIQLKDGKGNVANISTYDVYQKNGVIDVIDTVLMPK, encoded by the coding sequence ATGAAAAAGCTCATCTACACCGCATTATATGCATCAATCCTGTTCAGCGGCGCATCAGCGGCCGCCATGATGTCCGATCAGGTCATGGTAGGCGGGGCCGCCATGTATCCGAGCAAAAATATCATTGAGAACGCCCTTAATTCCAAAGACCATTCAACGCTGGTGGCGGCGGTCAAGGCCGCTGGGCTGGTGGATACTCTACAAGGGAAAGGTCCCTTCACCGTGTTCGCGCCAACCAACGCCGCTTTCGCAAAATTACCCGCCGGCACCGTCGATAATCTGCTTAAGCCTGAAAATAAGGCCGTGTTGACCAGCGTACTGACTTACCACGTAGTCGCTGGCAGATACGACATGAAACAGCTGGAAAAGAAAATCCACGAGGGGAACGGTTCGGCGGAACTGAAAACGGTGAATGGGCAATCTCTGTGGATCATGAATAATGGGCCACATAATATCCAGCTCAAAGATGGAAAAGGCAACGTCGCTAATATCAGTACTTATGATGTGTACCAGAAGAATGGTGTGATTGATGTTATTGATACTGTCCTGATGCCTAAATAA
- a CDS encoding alpha/beta hydrolase, with amino-acid sequence MKAKPTVVLVHGFWGGAAHWSKVITELSHKGYRSIQAVEMPLTSLADDAERTRKMVAQQQGPVLLVGHSYGGAVLSEMGNQPNVVGLVYIAAFAPDAGESPGGITQQHPPIAAANLAPDSDGYLWIKTDKFHESFCQDLPADEALVMAVTQKAPLASTFGNAITEPAWKHKPSWYQISSNDRMIAPENQQRMSARLKAKKVITLDASHASLASHPKEIAALIDEAANAS; translated from the coding sequence ATGAAGGCAAAACCTACCGTAGTCCTGGTCCATGGATTCTGGGGCGGTGCAGCGCACTGGAGCAAAGTCATTACCGAATTATCGCACAAGGGATATCGCTCGATTCAAGCTGTAGAAATGCCGCTGACGTCGCTGGCAGACGATGCTGAACGCACCCGTAAGATGGTGGCGCAGCAGCAGGGGCCGGTGCTGTTGGTCGGCCACTCTTATGGTGGCGCGGTGCTCAGTGAAATGGGCAATCAGCCCAACGTGGTGGGTTTGGTTTACATCGCCGCCTTCGCACCGGACGCCGGCGAAAGTCCCGGTGGCATCACCCAGCAACATCCGCCAATAGCGGCAGCGAACCTGGCGCCGGACAGCGACGGTTATTTATGGATTAAGACAGACAAGTTCCACGAAAGCTTCTGCCAGGATCTGCCTGCTGATGAGGCATTGGTGATGGCGGTAACGCAAAAGGCACCGTTGGCCAGCACCTTCGGCAATGCGATCACTGAGCCGGCGTGGAAACACAAACCCTCCTGGTACCAAATCTCCAGCAATGACCGGATGATAGCGCCCGAAAACCAGCAGCGAATGTCTGCGCGTTTAAAGGCGAAAAAGGTGATTACGCTGGATGCCAGCCACGCTTCTCTTGCTTCGCACCCGAAAGAAATAGCCGCATTGATTGATGAGGCGGCAAACGCCTCTTAA